tttcaggagtgggtttcgactcccacgccctgcaagaggtaggacaaaagtctgagagtgagtgtagagtaggaatagaaagtagaaaaaaaaaaaaaagcaaaagcttctcttgacttttccttttttttttgttttctttttccctcgacGAAGAAGAGAAGTCGCCGCCCTCGGTTTCGAAACCTCGCCTTCCTTTTATAGAGGAAAGACTCGAAGTTGTTAAAGATCTGGtgatattcactcaacttcttcaacaaaaaagtggctccaaaatcattgttgagtttttgaattcaaaattttttgatttccctctaatcaaagattatcttctatttctattttctaaatttaaattagatgTCAACGATTATGAATGGACCAATATTTTGTTAAGTTGGCGCCATTTAGgtatccaatattttctctgaATTCTTGCTCCCAAACGAAGGTGGAGGTTCGTGCTCAACGTGACTAGACAAGAACGAGCAGAAGAAGGCATTCGTTCTGGTCTCGAGCCGGGTTTCCAAGAGCGAAGTCATCGGCGGGCGAGTCGGGTGTATATGGATGCATGCACATACGtcaaatgaatagaaaaaaccaacaaaagttGATCGAACGCTTTGACTTTCATTAGAAAAGTATAAAGAGAAATCACTTCAGCTAACGACTTGAAGATACCAAGACCCCATCTCGTAGAACAAGAAAAGGTCATGcatgaatattataatattcattAGAGACTGTTGGacaattatttctttatttttagatgTTACTATCTTTTTAAATGGGAATGTTTATATAAGAATTAGTAAATTCGAAATTATGTTAAGTTATTAAGAAACTCACATATTCTGGTAAGTATATAAAAATTAGCAATTGCATAAGTTTTTGAAAAGTTGCGAACACACGAAACGACGAAATGTGCCCGAGGGAACGTAGTTTTCGCGAAAGTTTGTTCCATTGCAGATAATGATGCATGCACATACGTCAGATTACCTCCCGGAGAAGCCGACATTTCCACAGTCAAAGTTCAAAGTACGCAGTCGATGGGATGGCTAGGAATGTCACGTTACAAGAGGACTTACCAATTACGTGTCGAAGACGGGACTTCCTAAACcctaatatttttctattaccTTATTGgatctctgtttctttctcgTTTACTTGTATTCTCACAAACATCACACGCTCACGCAACACAAACAGAGACCCAAATGTTACAGAGACTTTCCATATTTTTATGCTTGAATCGTTTTCTTCCGCTCGTTATAAATACAAGCATTCCTTCTCATAAAACCGCAAAAGAAACCTtccaacatctctctctctctctccctctccctctctccctctctccctctctccctctctcgctctctctctttctctctcgctcgctcgcacGCGGAACACAGAGCACCGATGTCCAATGTCGTGGTCCCAGAAGTGGTACTGAACTCGGGCATAAGGATGCCACTGATCGGAATGGGTGGAGGTGCAGACAGTCTGCCCCCGCCCGACGTGCTGACATCCATATTCCTTGATGCCATTGAAGTTGGGTACCGCCACTTTGACACGGCGGCAAACTACGGCTCTGAAGAGGTGCTCGGCCGGGCCGTTGCCGAGGCCCTGGACCGAGGGCTCATCAAGAACCGTGGCGACATCTTCATCACCACCAAGCTTTGGTGCACTGACGCTCATCCGGGTCTTGTTCTTCCTGCTCTCAAGAAGTCTCTccggtaaattttttatttgccttcTGATCTCTTCCTGCTTACTTTTACTGCTTGGCACTATGTACAGTTCTAATAACCGCGAAGTCAGAAATTAAGTTTGAAGACCATACAAGACGTTCTACCATACAAAAATTTACACGATAAACAATAATTTTCACTTCTATACATTATTATCAGTTGCACGCATTAGGTTATTCCAATCTTtcctttatattatttttctgctttttttatttaatcatgTTGTATTCATGTTAATTTTTTGGGCACTTGGTGTGTATCGATTTATATAGGAAGCTAGGGTTAGAGTATGTGGATCTGTATCTCATCCACTGGCCAGTGAGAGTGAAGGAAGGACTTGAAGGGTACAATTTCAAAGGCCAAATGTTGCCTTTTGACATCAAAGGGACATGGGAGGCCATGGAAGAGTGCTCCAAGCTAGGCTTGGCCAAGTCCATTGGAGTTAGCAATTTTGGAACCGAGAAGCTTTCTCAACTCCTCATGCATGCCACTATACCTCCTGCTGTTAACCAGGTAAAAGAAAGAACACATGTTTGTAACTATTAAATATTCAtcaatttgtttaaattttatttaaagtcgAATCCCGTCGAATCAAGATTTTCTTCAAGTTTGTCCCCTTTGGTTTGTTGGTTAATCATGTTTAGGTGGAGATGAATGTGGGATGGCAACAAGAGAAGCTGAGGGCGTATTGCAGAGAGAAGGGAATACATGTAAGTGCATGGTCCCCATTGAGCGCGAATGGAGCTTCTTGGGGTTCATTAGCGGTTGTGGAGAGTCCTGTGCTTAAGGAGATTTCTATCGCCAAAGGGAAGACCGTGGCACAggtaattttcctttctctgtTCACTTCCATTGAGTTAGACTCTACTTATAGAGAAGTAGACATGGCTTCCATGGTTACTCCGAGTAGGAGAAATTATAATTTGAGCACGAGATTTTGTTGCATCTAAACCAAGCGCTAGCTTAGTCCAATCGAACCCTTACAAGTTGATTTTCGTAATCTCAAAAGAATTGATCTCTCAAAATATTAATAGGAATCAAATCataaatgaattgatttcaaCTGTTTGTTTGCAAACTACCCCAAATTACAGATAAACGCATTTAGGTAAAAGAATTAgttattttccccttttcaatttccaaatacTAAAAGGCTATTCAactatactttttttctttcttactttGTTAAATGCCATCGTACTTATTTATTCTGTGGCGGCATGAACAAAACCAAATCTAAATGTGTAAGACCCATACTATCATTGCAAAGcgtcactcactctctctctctgcattaacggaacaaaaaatttattcagcatttattaGCCCACCTAGATATAGAGATCCCTagcaatgaaaaatattaagcTATTTTCAATTCACATGGTCCAATTTTCTATATCtcatgtatgtatatatgtgtgtaaCTCTAAGATATAAATATTATAGATTGCACTGAGGTGGATACATGAGCAAGGGGCAAGCATGATAGTGAAGAGCTTCAACaaagagagaatgaaagagAACTTGCAAATCTTGGATTGGGGACTTAGCCAAGAGGATTTGGACAAGATCAAGCTTCAGATCCCACAGAAAAGAGGATTTCCTGGTGATTGGTTCATTTTCGAAGATGGGCCTTACAAGTCATTGGATGAGCTCTGGGATGGAGATTATTGAATTAGATCACGCATCAATGACTCTCTTTGCCTCTTTGGTGATCTCCCgcaaatgatgattatgattaataattgcaatttttatattatacTTCCACATTGCAAATTTATATGAAATCAACTTTGAATTTTCGTTGTAGCAATCTCCTCTCTAACTGCTATGTTTGGGATAATAGTAATTAAGGAGGAATACGGGGAAAGGAAAATTGACGTGGAGAATTAAAGGTACAAATGAATATGTGCATATGGAGATAAGTCAAGATGGTTACcggttgttgacacctaaatttttaaattaggttattaatttggcattagtttctttatttatgtattttccttcttctttttcggataataaacaaaacagaaaaaaaaaaaaacaaaaacaaaaaaagaagcagcCCTCGAATGGGCCCTTACAGCCCATTTCCCCTTTCGGCCCGGCCCCACcagtcgtcttcttcctcgcgcctcTGCAGCACACGCGCAGAGGACGCGACGCCGGAGAGGCAGGCGGACGGCGACCCACGTGGGAGGGGcagctggcgtcggatgggacgccggttcagccggCGGAGGCCGCTTGGCGCacggggaccggcggtcgaagctccgtcgaccggctgcccctcgcctataaataggccctcGTTTCCGTCGTTGAGAGGCCACGCCGAGAAGGATCGAAGGCCGCagatcctcgaaacctcccactgagagacttcagaacggggggccgaggacgagcacgCCGAGATCCAAGGTCGGCTGGAGAGGGAGAGGTTCCGCCAGAGAGACGcacagacagagagagggagagtcggATCTAGGGCTTGCAAACCTCGGACaacccactgagagacttcaggggaggtcCGAGGTCGAACGGCCAAGGATCCGAGGCTCGCCGGAGAAGTGAGCGCAGAGACGCgcaaaggaaggagaaagggagagggatTGAGGTCGCGACCCTGGGAcaccccactgagagacttcaggggggccGGGGGCTCGCGGCTTCGGATCTGGGCTTCGCCGgagtaaagagagagagagagggacgccGGAGAAGAGGAGATCCGCGTGGGTCTCGCTGTCGCGCCGCCCCCGTCGCGCCGTTGCCACGAACAGGTATCGTGatgtcgccgtcgccatctccCTAGTCCGGTcaccgttgccgtcgccgttgtcgccttcgtcgtcgccgccgtagtCGCCATCGCCGACAAACACCTCGGTTTCCCccctcggcgccgcggattcgcaaaccctagggtttgcgattttccgggtcgccgAGTCGGATCCGGGTCTTAGagccgggtagggtttcgcgagattcaggggcggcgggagtcgggtcgcgattcgggtcggatccgggtagggtttacGGGGAGTCGGGTCGTGGAGCGGGCTGTCGGGCCGGGTCGTCGAGCCGGGCTGGATCCCTCCCAAAACGAcgggccacggcgtcgttttaacaaaataaaaaaataaaataaaataaaaaagatgaaaaaatccgagtcgggcccgcgttgcggggCCCGTCCGCGTTTGGGTCGCCAACCCGGGTcagacccaacccgcggatccgacccgggtcggttttattttattattttaatataaaataataaatattttattttcaaaaaaaaaaaaaagtattttattttcaaaaaaatattaaaaaatgttttaatttccagaaaatcgaaaaatattaaaaattgttgaaaaatgttttattttctaaaaaaatcgagaaaaatcaaaaaacaatttattttccaaaaatatcaagaaatattaaaaaatattttatttttcgaaaaatcaaaaaaatcaaaaatatttcatattttccaaaaaaggccaaaaattcagaaaaagccaaaaagacttgtatttttccaaaaataccaaaaaaatcccttttgtgtccaaaaattagaaaatgactcaaaaaatgttttcctcccaaaaatgcatggaaaatctctcaaacatccaaaaagccttaggatttaaacaagattaggtaccgaaagggcattagtgattaactagtgtaatcaagtcccccgatcctaatttctcagtTGCGCGGAGCGAGTATTTCTAAAATCTTTGCTTGGGTTTAATCGGcccactccaaatcgattagtggcgactccattttaaaaattgatttataggttaaaaactcaaactattaaagtcatgaattggtggactttGGAGAGTCAgaaataaattcagccgagccattagcctccttaggcgctcatACTCGATAGCGGGCGCCGagaaaagaggtcgcgacaccgGTCACCTAATAATTCAGATATCTtctattataataataaaatactcGAGGTGTGTGCAGCGATCTTGTGAGGCAAGTTACTCCTTACAGTTGAAGCTCGTTTGTCCAGCAAATAGTCCTAGTTATATAATACTCAGGCAATTTAACAGGTTAAAAGAGATAAATTTGAAACCCGAAGCCATCAACTAAAAGTCCATTTTATTAACTTGTTACATATCCgttgttttgaaaattgaaataaatcgGAACCAAAATTATACaatcagtcctaaacttattatacggaTGTCAAtccaatcttgaacttttcaaatttattaacTCAAGTCTAAACCTTTGCTTGAAATTCCAAGCTAGTCTTACCGGTCAATTTTCTCCTCGAAATTTCCGACATGGCGATCCAGTCATCACAAGCCGTCCTACTTAGCGCACCATCATGTAAGTGAATCTTGGCAAAAATTGGCCGGGaaaattacattgaaattttgtgcaaagatttaggaataaattagcaaaattcataaatttagaACCCAATTAGCATTCatacaaaaattttaggacCGATTAAGCAATTTCCCCAAGTAAATCCCTGTTATAGAATACATGGTAAGTGTCAGGAATACTAATTACAGGTCCAGACATCCGCCGATTAAGTGGGCTTGGATGGTGAAACTTGGGTCAGGTCCCAACATCCGCCAGTGAAGTGGTCTTGAATCTTGACACAATAAATGTGGGTTGTAATAGGTGTAGAGTCTCTGGAAATTGCATTGACTGTCAAGATGAGACCATATAAAGCAACCAACGACCTCTccgaatttaaattttttgcatcAAAAAGAAGTTTCTTGAGATTGCCGATGATGCATTAATCGATTTGGAAAATTGGCAGAAGATTAATTGCTCATTTCCAATTGGTCACGTTTCAGCTAAAATTGAGACAGCCAAAAACCATCTAGAATCAGTTCCTTGTGGGGTATCTGGCCCAAAAATTAGCTGTTATGGAGAGTCCCGTGCTCAAGGAGATTGCCATTGTCAAAGGCAAGATTGTGGCCCagtagacccgttaaacgggtgggtcgagTCGGGTTTGGGTCAAGTCATAAATGGTCCAAcccaaatcaatcaatttaacccgtttatgacccatttattgcaatataaaattttttacccatacccgacccaactcATACTCGACCAATACCCGACttatttaactaaacttaagaaagcttatttcttatatataacacaaatttaatggaaaatttttataatttttaaaataattattttaaaaaataatttttatttatttttatttttatttttaaaatataatttttctttttcttttttttttttttcttttcggccAGTGGTCGGCCAtaggcaagcctcgagctcgcccgactcgccggatcggcgaggctcaagtCTTGCTAGatcggtgaggcttgagcctcgccggatgtTGGCGAGGCCGCCGCCTAGCCAAATCCaacgagctcaaggctcacctAGCCAGTTGTTGGCCATCGCCATGCCGAccattggaggaagaagaaagaaaaataaaataaaataaaagataaaaaaaattataattttaccACCTCTAGTAGGATAGACTAGATCATGGGTTATctttaatgggttgataaatgggtcttaaatggatATAGAGTAGActcatttaagacccatatatcttagtccttttatttttaaaacccatCATAGATGCCTTGGGAAATAGGGCATAacccattaacgacccatttaagTTAAcatgagtccataaatggattgtgtacccattttaacacctctatGGCCTAGGTACCATATTCTCCTCTCCTCGTGTTTTTTTCCTCCTGTTTTGGCGTCATTCTTGGGGCGGAGGAAATCATTAATTGAGTTGGTGGAATCGAagtaaaatttaggtttttGTCCTCAAAGGAAAAGCATGGTTTAGAAGCTCGTCCCTCGGAAACTGCATAGGAAAGTCTGCATGTGGCTGTATTTTGTAACTCTAAGTCGACGGTGTCTCCCGATGAATTAATTATAGCCAAAACCATAAGACAAAATTTAGGGGAACCCAGCAACTTCAGCAGCCATACAATACAATTTCTCACGTGTTTAATTGAGGAAGCAAATGAACGTGGtaagatttgaactcatgacctccaactctaatatcatgtgagatttttgaaatcataattaatttaaaatgattaataatgatgatatcaaAATCTGCGCAACATCGTTGTGCCATTTGAAAAGAAGCTTTTCCTTTAGAAATTTCCTCGGGCATTAAAAGTAAAGGTGGGGAGAAAGTGCATTTCACTATTGCATGAGAAGAAAATACTgggtggtcccggaccactcacacGGCGCCACGTGTATGGGAGCGCAGATAAAGGACGAAAACCGGGCCCACttctctgacgctctctctcctctttctctcttttgttcccCTCCCCTCATATGTGGCGCCatatgagtggtccgggaccacgctgacgtggtggtccTGGACCACCCAATATCTTCTCATTGCATGAGAAGGCAACGTGTCCTGTTTTCCTCCGTGCACGTCCTTGTCAATTGAGTCTCTCTAAAGGATTAGAAGTTCGTGTGCGTGGCTAGTCAAAACCATAAACCGATGACAGGTTTTGGGTACGGCTTCTTCAGCAGCCACACAATGCAATTCGTCTTGTGATTCTAGATGTGTGGTATTGCTCTTACGTATTTTTGGGCCTAAATATTTGAGTGCGATCCGAAAGCAATCATAATTAGAgcaaatattatattaattaagaCTATTGGCCTCGGTTGTTGTTCGTTGATTTTGGATGGTTATTAAAGGTTCATCAATTTTGTCAACGTGGCAATACTCTATCTAAATAAATGAATTCgatacacttataataaatttatttcaaattaaattattttatcatcaaaaatcacaaacgaatacatttgtaacaaatttaccattcgttagttttcgttaaattgaatCAATATTATCAAAAACCATAAGTTGATACGTATGTAACAAATGAATggtaaaactccaaattaatatagaaatcaactatcatgcatcattcaatttaataatttaactataaaatttaacggaaactaacgaagagtaaatttgtcacagtgtactaatttggcaatcaaaaaattaatttttgataaatttatctaaatgtactagtttagaatTTTGTGTGGTATTAACCCATACTATATTAGTGCATTGAAGGAATAAAAACTTTAATTATTATTTGGTTTTGACAAGAAGGCCCACCTAAATGTAGAAATCTTAATCCATGAATAATATCAAGTAAtctcataaatttttgtttggtaAGTAGTAATCTCATAAATTCAATCTTATACGTTTCCAATATTATGTATACATTATAGGTTGCACTAAGGTGGATATATGAGCAAGGGGCAAGCATGATAGTGAAGAGCTTTAATAATaaagagagaatgaaagagAACCTGCAAATCTTGAATTGGGAACTTAGTCCGGGAGCTCTTGGACAAGATCAAGCTACAGATCCcatagagaagagagaagaggatTTCCTAGtgatatatttgtttttgaagATGTGTCTTACAAGTCATTAGATGAGCTCTGGGATGGTGATCCTTGAACTCGGTTGCACATTAATAATATTGAACGGTCAAATGTAACTCTATGATGATTGATGACCCCTCTTGACGATGATGATTCATTGCTACTTTCATTCGTTCCATGTTGCAGTATGTCTGAACCGAACATTGTGTTTACACAGTCATAATCTCTTCTCTTACCCTTCGTTTGGGAAAATGGTAACTagggagggaaggaaaaaaatttcgaatttggaAAATTGGAAGTACATACGTAGGCGAGCAGTTCGCGCATAGACCACAAATCAAGCAACGCCGCCGGTTGCCACCAGCAACGTCGCTCACCGGTGGTGCGATCTACAAAATATTTCTCCCGTTGCAGACTTataatgctttctttttctcgaTTTAATTTCCTATTTATTGTaccttttgatctttttgtAGCCATCCGGCCAACCCGTTTGCCACCTTTGATCAGAGCGCTTCGTCTAATACTCGAGATTATAGATGgccattattattatcattcaaTTCCAGAAAATTGAAGTTCTATCCATTGTCATTTACTTGAATCAACTTCAACAACTAGTTTTTCCTTGTCAACTTCCAGATACTGAAAGTGCTCTTTCGACTTTgcgttttcctttctttcttcgttgtttcttctcttcatgtttcattttttttcggCATAACTAAACCTTCCAAATAAGACTAGACTTTTCATTACAAAGCATCTTCCAGGTTACCGTCTCCTCGCAAACATTAAAGAGGCAAAGAATTTGGTCATTTGAAAGCCCGTGAAAATAGATATATCCTAATTCATTAAATATACcacatgatttatttttctatatttctaaattttatttaataaatacaTACAGCGGTATGTGTATAAGGAAAATGTGATAATGAAGAGCTTTgacaaagagagaagaaagagaaccTACAACTCATAGAATGGGGACATAGCCAAAAGATATTGGTTAAGATTAAGCTTCAAATCCCACAAAGAAAAGGATATCCAATTGGTAATTTAATTCCAAGGATGGGCCTAATGGGCACTGGATGAGCTCTGGGGTGGTGATCCTTAAAGTAGATCAGACACACACACTCTCTAATGGTCCTTGCAATTGATGATGATCCATAATTGGAACTTTCATGTTATATCCATGGTGCAAAACCTATATGAACTTAACCTTGGGTTCTCGctaaggaaaattgtccaaaaagttctaaacctattgttcattttccaaatcaatcataaacccttaatttatattaattgagtcctaaatgctttcacattttgccaattgagttcatttaatcaattttgataggaaatcaTTAACGTTGATGTCAATCATCCTATGAGACATTGCTAGTGTCAACATGGTATTCAAAGTACAAGTGAATACATGCCAAAGGTGCAAATATATCATACTACAAAAGGAAAGTTCTCAAGGTAGCTATCACAGTCTTGTGACCTTGCAATTGAAGCTCTTTGTCTAGATTACATTTGGATTGCCTATGGGGGCATTATATAATTACCTCGTGATAGTTCAAGGACTAAAATCTGGATTTGACGTATAGGGGACCGCACTTGGCAATTGCCAAGATAAGCGGTCATGTCTCAAAccattttccccttcttttgTGTAGGGGTGGCAAATGGATGGGTCAGATCGGATATGGGTCGGATCGAAAATGAGTCGACCCATATTTGACatatttaacccgttttgacttATATTTTTGTAGTGTAAATTTAATGACCCATACTCGACTCAACCAATACCTGACTTATTCCCAACCCGACCTGTATTACTAAAACATacttattgttaaaatatttttatgcaatacaagttttttaacaatttttatgcaatacatattttttaacaatttttatgtaatacaaatttaatggttaatttttataattctttttaaaatattttttaaaaatcgattttttaatttttaaaatttttttaattttttaattttttaattttgttttaaaataaaaaaattaattatttttattttaaaaatataatttttgtaatttttatttttaaaaatatcatttttaatttttaataattattttttatttttctcttttctcattttttttcttcttcttcttcggccggtCGCCGTCGTCATCGTGGCCGGCGGCGGCCGGCCATAGGCGAGATTGATCTCACCGGCGTCGGGCAAGGCTCAATCTCGCCAATCCGATGAGGCCAAGGCCCGCCCgactccggcgagctcgagtcttgctAGATCCGGTGGTCTTGAGCCTCGCCATTcgtcggcgaggccgagccatgccggatctagtgaggcttgagctcactAGCGTCGGTGAGGCCATCTCGCCTTGTCGcgtggcgaggcttgagctcgagcctcaccgtcgtcggcgaggccaagccttgtcaaatttggcgaggctcgatctcgccggatctggcgaggccgaggccccgCCCAACACCGGTAAGTCTCGAGCCTCGCTAGTtgttggcgaggccgagcctcgctagtgtCGGGCGAGGCCtcagcctcaccaaatctagcaagaTCGAGCCCCGCCCGAtgttggcgagctcgagcctcgccaatcgTCGGCGACCTTCGAGGGAGCGGCAGAGGCAAGCCGCGGCGACGAGTGGCGGAGGCGGTGTCACGACGTAAATTTCaagtgtgaaccacctaggatttAGCTAATtaattactaagcctaaacatAGCACGGCTcttccaagctcataccaattcgtgacttaagttcaagttcttaacatgccattgatttttaattaagagtca
This region of Eucalyptus grandis isolate ANBG69807.140 chromosome 8, ASM1654582v1, whole genome shotgun sequence genomic DNA includes:
- the LOC104456388 gene encoding methylecgonone reductase — translated: MSNVVVPEVVLNSGIRMPLIGMGGGADSLPPPDVLTSIFLDAIEVGYRHFDTAANYGSEEVLGRAVAEALDRGLIKNRGDIFITTKLWCTDAHPGLVLPALKKSLRKLGLEYVDLYLIHWPVRVKEGLEGYNFKGQMLPFDIKGTWEAMEECSKLGLAKSIGVSNFGTEKLSQLLMHATIPPAVNQVEMNVGWQQEKLRAYCREKGIHVSAWSPLSANGASWGSLAVVESPVLKEISIAKGKTVAQIALRWIHEQGASMIVKSFNKERMKENLQILDWGLSQEDLDKIKLQIPQKRGFPGDWFIFEDGPYKSLDELWDGDY